ATCGTGCATTGACCCTGCGAAATCTTGTAACTGGCGTTCCCCATGTTGACCGTCACGCTCAAATCCCCCTGTTTCACTGTGTGCGCGTCGTCCTTCTGCACGGTGACGATCCGACCGCCGTCTTTCACCTCATGCGTGTCGTCCTTCTGCACGGTCGTGGTGCGCGTGCCCTTCTTGACGGTCAGCGTTTCGTTGCCTTGATCGAGTGTGGCGGTGCGGTCGTTATAAATGTCGATCGTTTGGTCGCCTTTGTCTTTCTTGTCGAAGCCGACCTTGAGCGTGTCGTTATTCTCCACGACCCGATTGAAATCCTTCTCGGCGTGGAAGTAAACCTCTTCGCTGTCTTTCTTGTCCTCAAATCGCAGCTCGTTGAAGTTTTCGGCGGTCCCCTTCTCGGTGCTACGAGTCTTGACGTAGTTGCGGGTCTTGTTGTCGGGCAGCGTGTAGGCCGGCATGTGGTCGGCGTTGTAGACGCAGCCGACGACGATCGGCTGATCCGGGTCTCCTTCGAGAAACGCGACGATCACTTCGTCGCCGACTCGCGGCAGGAAAAACGCCCCGAAGCTCTTCCCGGCCCAAGCCTGGGCCACTCGTACCCAGCAGGAGCTGTCGAGGTCCTTCTTCCCCTCGCGGTCCCAGAAGAACTGCACTTTAACGCGGCCGTACTTGTCGGTGGAAATCTCTCCGCCAGCCGGCCCAACGACGACGGCCGTCTGCGTGCCGCCGATCTTGGGCTTCGGCGTGACTTGCTGCGGGCGAAACGGGACCGCCGTCGGGATGCAGCGGAACGTGTTCTTATAGCGCAGCGGGACCGATTCGTTGCTCGTGTAGGTCCCCTCCATGGTCGCCACGTGCTCGACGTCGGTCAGCACGTAGGTGCCGTTGGCGTTGAAGTGCTTGTCGAGCTGGAATTTGTAGCCGGCGATGAAACGGCGGACGTTTCCCTCGCCATCGAGCATCAAGCCATTCGCGGCGACCTGCTCCATGCGGATCTTGACGGTGCGCGTGTTGTCCTGCTCGATCTTGCTCAGCTCCGACGGTTGCGGCGAACCTCCTTTGTCGATGCCGTCGAACCGGCCGGCGTAGTCGCCGGGAAAGTCGTAGATCTCCCACTGATCGTTCCCGCCCACTTTGAGGTGATGCGTCACGGTGCCGACCGCGGCCGTCGCGAGGATCGATTCAGTCGCTTCGAGGTTCTTCGCCGGCAGCTCGAAGCAATGATCCCAAAGTCGATATTTCCCCGACCGCATCTCCTGCGACTTCTGCCAGCGCACGACGCGGTCTTCATGGAGGCTCGCGTCGCGAAGCCCCTTGAAGTCGTTAAACACGATCTTGGCGGACTTGCCCGGCAGATTGGCGAAGCTGCCGGCATCGTTGGCCACGACGATCGTATGGTCGGAATCGGTGTGCTTGAAGAAATAGAAGATTCCTTCTTCCTCCATCAGCCGCGTCGCGAATTGGAAATCCGATTCGTGATACTGGACGCAGTAATCTCGTGGTTCGAAGGCCCCCTTGAGTTCCCATTTGGTGTTCAGTCCCGTGAGCACCTTCTTGAGAATGTCGGGGACCGAGAGATGTTGAAAGATGCGGCTGCGGACCTGGCTGCGGAGTCTGACAAAGCTCGGCATCACCTCCGCCCAATATCGCGTGAGGAACTTGCCCGTGTCGGGCGAATGCACCTTCGAGCCTTCGGTGAGCTTGTAGACGACGCCGTTGAAGTATCGCGTCTCGCCGCCGCCGGGCTCGTCGAGCCGCACGGTAACGCTCTGCCCCAGCAGCTTCTCGAACGCCAGCGCGTAGTCCGGCGCCCCCAACAACGACAGTCTGATCCGGAACGGCCGCGACAGCCCCTCGCTGACCGAAAACTGCTCCAACAGCAGCTTGTCCTTGCCGAGCGACGAAGCCGTCATGCCGATCGGTCGATTGTCTTGAGTTAGCGTCGCAGTACCGGTCGACATGCATTCCTCCAGCAAATATAGCAGGCACACTCCGTGCGCCGTCCGCTTAATGTAGCAGGCACACTCCGTGTGCCGTCCGCTTCGTTCTGGTAACGGCACGCGGAGCGTGCCTACTACGTTGAGCGCCCGCGGCCGAGTCTACTTTACCGATCTTCCGTTCGCTACGCCAGGATGGGCGCGCCGTCGAGCGGCGTCCGGGGATCCGCAAGTGTTCCAGTTATGGCAATCGACCGTCGCTCGCGCGACGACCTCCTTCAACATCTTGGTGGGATTCGAGAGATTTTGTGAGCGCCGTCCTTCGTTTGCTCTCGTTCTTGACGGGTCATCCCCAAAATGGGGTAATCGGGAGGTGAGCATCGCAAGCCGTGTTTGTGCTTCACTCGTTCCAGAAGAAGTCCAAGAAGTGCATCGCAACGCCAAAAGCGGAATTCGACCTAGAAACTTGGAAATTGTTAGGGGTATGTTACGCTGAACGCTCACGCGGAGGATTTCATGGCGATCAGAATTCTGGACGTTGGCCAGTGCGGCTTCGACGGCCCACGCATGGCCGCGCTCTGGCGCGACCAGTTGGGCGCTACGGTCGATCGCGTCGCCAACGGTAAGGATGCCGTGGAACGGCTCAAGAATGGCGATTACGACGTCGTGCTGGTCAACCGCGTGCTGGCCGCTGACGG
Above is a genomic segment from Pirellulales bacterium containing:
- the tssI gene encoding type VI secretion system tip protein TssI/VgrG; translated protein: MSTGTATLTQDNRPIGMTASSLGKDKLLLEQFSVSEGLSRPFRIRLSLLGAPDYALAFEKLLGQSVTVRLDEPGGGETRYFNGVVYKLTEGSKVHSPDTGKFLTRYWAEVMPSFVRLRSQVRSRIFQHLSVPDILKKVLTGLNTKWELKGAFEPRDYCVQYHESDFQFATRLMEEEGIFYFFKHTDSDHTIVVANDAGSFANLPGKSAKIVFNDFKGLRDASLHEDRVVRWQKSQEMRSGKYRLWDHCFELPAKNLEATESILATAAVGTVTHHLKVGGNDQWEIYDFPGDYAGRFDGIDKGGSPQPSELSKIEQDNTRTVKIRMEQVAANGLMLDGEGNVRRFIAGYKFQLDKHFNANGTYVLTDVEHVATMEGTYTSNESVPLRYKNTFRCIPTAVPFRPQQVTPKPKIGGTQTAVVVGPAGGEISTDKYGRVKVQFFWDREGKKDLDSSCWVRVAQAWAGKSFGAFFLPRVGDEVIVAFLEGDPDQPIVVGCVYNADHMPAYTLPDNKTRNYVKTRSTEKGTAENFNELRFEDKKDSEEVYFHAEKDFNRVVENNDTLKVGFDKKDKGDQTIDIYNDRTATLDQGNETLTVKKGTRTTTVQKDDTHEVKDGGRIVTVQKDDAHTVKQGDLSVTVNMGNASYKISQGQCTIEAMQSIELKVGATSIKLTPTGVTIQSTMIKLQADGMLQSKSGVIKVAADAMLDMKGGMVKIN